The following proteins are co-located in the Paenibacillus sp. JNUCC32 genome:
- a CDS encoding FAD-dependent oxidoreductase has product MNPSNSSHQELPQFPESLWVATTELPTFPRLAEDIETDVAVVGAGITGITTAYLLAKAGKDVVLIEAGQILNGTTGHTTAKVTAQHGLIYHEFLNHFGDEKTRLYYEGNREAIEFIRDIVGGDEEKFGLKLEDAYIYAQTEDKYLSKLEDEIKAYEKLGIPGEWQESLPLPMPVRGAIKMPGQYQFHPLQYLKHLTEQFLKLGGRIYENTTMDEKVETDGPITLLTKRGGHRITCNHAVSASHFPFYDGKGLYFTRLHVERSYAVAVKPETAYPGGMFLSVDQPTRSLRSATYNGEELVIVGGENHPTGRSICTHQHYENLELFAGNLLGASAIPYRWSTQDLITLDNMPYIGPITSNQDRIFVATGFRKWGMTTGTLAAKIICDQILEKDNRYADVFNPSRFKADPSIKTFVAQNAMVAKDFVAGKFEMSHADITELKPGEGAVVRHNGQRAGAYKDDQGNLYLVDTTCTHLGCEVEWNEGERSWDCPCHGSRFRHNGEVLEGPAIEPLKQLDPES; this is encoded by the coding sequence ATGAACCCATCCAATTCATCGCATCAGGAACTGCCGCAATTTCCGGAGTCGCTGTGGGTAGCTACAACTGAACTGCCTACCTTTCCCCGCTTGGCCGAAGATATCGAGACGGATGTGGCGGTAGTCGGGGCCGGCATAACCGGCATCACGACTGCTTATCTGCTGGCCAAGGCAGGTAAAGATGTCGTGCTGATCGAGGCAGGGCAAATCCTGAACGGGACCACCGGCCATACAACAGCCAAAGTCACGGCCCAGCACGGGCTGATTTATCATGAATTCCTGAATCATTTCGGGGATGAGAAGACAAGGCTCTATTATGAAGGGAATCGGGAAGCGATTGAATTCATTAGGGACATTGTTGGCGGCGACGAGGAGAAGTTTGGGCTAAAGCTGGAGGATGCCTATATTTACGCTCAAACGGAAGACAAATACCTCTCCAAGCTGGAGGACGAAATCAAAGCCTACGAGAAGCTCGGCATCCCGGGAGAATGGCAGGAAAGCCTTCCTCTGCCTATGCCCGTCCGTGGAGCGATCAAGATGCCGGGGCAATATCAGTTCCATCCCCTGCAATATCTTAAGCATCTGACGGAACAATTCCTGAAGCTCGGTGGACGAATCTATGAGAATACGACCATGGATGAAAAAGTCGAAACCGACGGACCGATCACGCTGCTCACCAAACGGGGCGGCCACCGGATTACTTGCAACCACGCCGTATCCGCGTCTCATTTTCCGTTCTATGACGGGAAAGGACTGTACTTCACGCGGCTGCATGTGGAACGTTCCTATGCGGTTGCCGTCAAACCCGAAACCGCTTATCCAGGCGGGATGTTCCTGAGCGTGGATCAGCCGACCCGTTCCCTGCGGTCGGCTACCTATAACGGCGAGGAGCTGGTTATCGTCGGTGGCGAGAACCATCCGACGGGACGCAGCATCTGTACCCATCAGCATTACGAAAACCTGGAGCTTTTTGCAGGAAATCTGTTGGGCGCTTCCGCCATTCCTTATCGCTGGTCGACCCAGGACCTGATCACGCTGGACAACATGCCTTATATCGGGCCGATCACGTCCAATCAGGACCGGATCTTTGTCGCGACAGGCTTCCGGAAATGGGGGATGACAACGGGAACATTGGCCGCGAAGATCATTTGCGATCAAATACTGGAGAAAGATAACCGTTATGCCGACGTCTTTAACCCGTCCCGCTTCAAGGCAGACCCGAGCATCAAAACATTCGTCGCGCAAAATGCCATGGTTGCGAAGGATTTCGTTGCCGGCAAGTTCGAAATGTCCCACGCCGATATTACTGAACTGAAGCCAGGCGAAGGCGCCGTCGTCCGCCATAACGGGCAGCGTGCCGGGGCCTATAAGGATGATCAAGGAAACCTCTATCTTGTGGATACCACCTGTACCCATCTCGGCTGCGAGGTGGAATGGAACGAGGGCGAACGTTCATGGGATTGCCCTTGCCACGGATCACGCTTCCGCCATAACGGCGAGGTGCTGGAAGGACCGGCTATTGAGCCGTTGAAGCAATTGGACCCGGAGAGCTAA
- the rsgA gene encoding ribosome small subunit-dependent GTPase A, translating into MTKQDMTTLQAYGWNEHWRLMAAQIPKQDKALVPARITAQFSKQYRIITQEGEQTAIVTGKYEYEAGSKSDFPAVGDWVMVEPLQGESRAVIHHLLPRQSAVTRREAGSVPDEQIIAANMDTVFIINALNKDFNVRRIERYLIAVWESGAAPVVLLTKADLCESPEAYVAEVEAVAPGVPVHAVSSLMDQGKEQLGEYLVQGKTVAITGTSGAGKSTLLNWLSGQEMQRVQGIREEDARGRHTTTHRELFVLPGGAIMVDTPGMRELQLWDSEEGFEATFADISALAQQCRFHDCRHETEAGCAVREALQDGTLDAKRYANYKKTERELAHIARKERVSNRRQNKSSGKSTRKGDRGRKGAYQQLLYDDE; encoded by the coding sequence TTGACGAAACAAGACATGACAACGTTGCAAGCCTATGGATGGAATGAACATTGGCGTTTGATGGCCGCTCAGATCCCGAAGCAGGACAAGGCGCTGGTGCCGGCCCGCATTACGGCCCAATTCTCGAAGCAATACCGCATTATCACCCAAGAGGGTGAGCAGACGGCCATTGTCACAGGCAAGTATGAATACGAAGCGGGCAGCAAAAGCGACTTTCCCGCAGTCGGCGATTGGGTCATGGTGGAGCCGCTGCAGGGCGAATCCCGTGCCGTCATTCATCATCTGCTGCCCCGCCAATCCGCCGTCACGCGCAGGGAGGCAGGAAGCGTGCCGGATGAGCAGATCATTGCGGCCAACATGGATACCGTGTTTATCATTAACGCGCTCAACAAGGATTTTAATGTTCGCCGGATTGAACGCTATCTGATTGCGGTCTGGGAGAGCGGTGCCGCACCGGTCGTGCTGCTCACCAAGGCGGACCTATGCGAATCGCCGGAAGCGTACGTCGCGGAGGTAGAGGCGGTTGCTCCGGGCGTGCCGGTCCATGCGGTAAGCTCCCTGATGGATCAAGGGAAGGAGCAGCTTGGAGAGTATCTGGTGCAAGGGAAAACGGTCGCCATAACGGGTACCTCCGGTGCCGGCAAATCGACGCTGCTGAACTGGCTGTCCGGCCAGGAAATGCAGCGGGTTCAAGGGATACGCGAAGAGGACGCAAGAGGACGGCACACCACGACGCACCGGGAGCTTTTCGTGCTGCCGGGAGGCGCGATCATGGTGGATACGCCGGGCATGCGGGAGCTGCAGCTGTGGGATTCGGAAGAAGGCTTCGAGGCGACCTTCGCGGATATTTCCGCGCTGGCGCAGCAGTGCCGGTTCCATGATTGCCGTCATGAAACGGAGGCCGGCTGTGCGGTCCGGGAAGCGCTTCAGGACGGAACGCTGGATGCAAAGCGATATGCGAATTACAAGAAGACGGAGCGGGAGCTGGCCCATATCGCCCGCAAAGAGAGGGTAAGCAACCGCCGCCAGAACAAGAGCTCGGGCAAGTCGACGCGCAAGGGAGACCGAGGCCGTAAAGGGGCATATCAGCAGCTGCTGTACGATGATGAATAA
- a CDS encoding spore germination protein: protein MTSEQYLNADQAKNCLKEQLNRIGDIEQRELKNEGEHALLVYLKSMCDPVMINDNLINRFYELNSLDLYEQFIRSFPSSMEPKDEQELLRNILRGCVAIFIQDTVLLFDAVLVNAGSIQPASTENVIQGPDDSFTENIEVNLNLVRHRYQTTDLKTEFMTVGKISQTRIIIMYDALKVEEAVLQELKKRLSELKADIVQSASEIERHTMHPRFRLYPTLMLTERPDRTVLNISQGKIAVLMDSTGYALLLPAIFNDFFTAMDDKIQLPPIGWFLKAIRYIALFVTVLMPSFYVAFTSYNPEILRMQVTLLIAGSRATVPYPSFFEVIFMLLAMEFLTEASVRLPKAIGQTATTVGGLILGTAATEAGLVSNIMIILVSAVAITNFVIPITMMSSGIRVTKYLFIVLATFFGLVGIVLGVVAMIMYLTSLRSFGKPYLKMFAVDWNKKGDQRSG from the coding sequence ATGACCAGCGAACAGTATTTGAACGCGGACCAAGCCAAGAACTGCCTGAAGGAGCAGCTTAACCGCATCGGTGATATCGAGCAGCGCGAGCTGAAGAACGAGGGTGAACACGCGCTGCTGGTCTATTTAAAGAGCATGTGCGATCCTGTCATGATCAACGATAATTTGATTAACCGCTTTTATGAGCTAAATTCCTTGGACTTATACGAGCAATTCATCCGCTCCTTTCCATCGAGCATGGAGCCGAAAGATGAACAGGAATTGCTCCGCAATATACTGAGGGGCTGCGTTGCCATATTCATACAGGACACCGTGCTTCTTTTTGACGCCGTCTTGGTTAATGCCGGTTCCATCCAACCTGCCAGTACGGAGAACGTCATTCAGGGACCCGACGATTCGTTTACGGAGAATATCGAGGTGAACCTGAACCTGGTTCGCCATCGATACCAAACCACCGATTTGAAGACGGAATTCATGACCGTCGGCAAAATATCGCAGACCCGGATCATCATTATGTACGATGCGCTCAAAGTCGAAGAAGCGGTACTGCAGGAGCTTAAAAAGCGATTGTCCGAACTCAAAGCGGATATTGTGCAGTCGGCATCCGAAATCGAGAGACACACGATGCACCCCAGATTTCGGTTGTATCCTACGCTGATGCTGACCGAGCGCCCTGACCGGACCGTATTGAATATATCGCAAGGAAAGATTGCGGTATTAATGGATTCAACGGGGTATGCCCTTCTGCTGCCGGCCATATTCAATGATTTCTTTACCGCGATGGACGATAAAATCCAGCTTCCCCCGATCGGCTGGTTTCTCAAGGCCATTCGGTATATCGCCTTGTTTGTAACCGTGCTGATGCCAAGTTTTTACGTGGCATTCACCTCCTATAACCCGGAGATATTGAGGATGCAAGTTACGCTTCTCATTGCAGGAAGCAGGGCCACGGTGCCGTACCCGTCCTTCTTCGAAGTGATCTTTATGCTGCTCGCGATGGAATTTCTGACGGAGGCCAGCGTTCGGCTGCCCAAAGCGATTGGCCAGACCGCGACCACGGTCGGGGGTCTCATTCTGGGAACCGCCGCTACGGAGGCCGGACTGGTCAGCAACATCATGATCATTCTGGTGTCCGCGGTTGCCATAACGAATTTCGTCATCCCGATCACGATGATGAGCTCCGGCATCCGCGTTACGAAGTATCTCTTCATCGTGCTTGCCACCTTCTTCGGCTTGGTTGGCATCGTGTTGGGTGTGGTGGCCATGATCATGTACCTCACGAGCCTACGGTCCTTCGGCAAACCTTACTTGAAGATGTTTGCCGTGGATTGGAACAAGAAAGGAGACCAGCGAAGTGGTTAG
- a CDS encoding ABC transporter ATP-binding protein — MSEKKRGGHPRGPGGPFGGGPHGPGMPGEKAKDFKGTFRRLTRYLKPHTGKLLIVLIAAILSTIFSIVSPKILGDATTILFKGFMAKMQGVPGAGIDFDAIRTIMLWLAGLYLLSSLFAYIQQYVMAGVAQRTVYDLRKDVYNKLGRLPLKYFDARAHGETLSRVTNDMDNISSTLQQSLTQMITSVVTLVGVIVMMLTISPLLTLVVILTLPLSVVVTIMVAKRSQKHFVAQQKHLGQLNGHVEEMYTGHKVVKAFGRERQSMEQFDEVNDKLYDAGWKAQFISGTIMPLMSFVGNIGYVIVSVVGGVLVTRRAIEIGDIQAFIQYSRQFTQPITQLANIANVIQSTVASAERVFEVLDEEEEVSEHTAPAELKQPLGDVTFENVSFGYKADQLLIENMNVDVKHGQTVAIVGPTGAGKTTLINLLMRFYELNQGKITIDGTDITALRRSELRSLFGMVLQDTWLFNGTIRDNIGYGREGVTEQEIIRAAEAAHADHFIRTLPEGYDTVLNEEASNISQGQKQLLTIARAILANPSILILDEATSSVDTRTELYIQKAMNELMKDRTSFVIAHRLSTIRDADLILVMNKGSIIEQGTHEELLSQGGFYADLYNSQFSDQHEAG; from the coding sequence ATGAGTGAGAAGAAACGGGGAGGACATCCTCGGGGACCGGGCGGTCCCTTTGGCGGCGGCCCGCACGGGCCCGGGATGCCAGGGGAGAAAGCCAAGGACTTCAAAGGCACGTTTCGCAGGTTAACGCGATATCTCAAGCCGCATACCGGCAAGCTGCTGATCGTCTTGATCGCAGCGATCCTCAGTACGATATTCAGCATCGTGAGCCCGAAAATATTGGGGGATGCCACCACGATCCTGTTCAAAGGCTTCATGGCTAAGATGCAAGGCGTGCCAGGTGCCGGGATCGATTTTGACGCCATTCGGACGATCATGCTCTGGCTAGCAGGACTATATCTCTTAAGCTCGCTGTTTGCGTACATCCAGCAGTATGTCATGGCCGGCGTGGCTCAGCGAACCGTATATGATTTGCGCAAGGATGTGTACAACAAACTCGGCCGCCTGCCGCTTAAATATTTCGACGCCCGCGCGCATGGGGAAACGCTGAGCCGGGTGACCAATGATATGGACAATATCAGCAGCACGCTTCAGCAAAGCTTAACGCAGATGATTACGTCCGTGGTCACGCTGGTCGGCGTCATCGTCATGATGCTCACGATCAGCCCGCTGCTGACGTTGGTGGTTATTCTGACCCTCCCGCTCAGCGTGGTGGTGACCATCATGGTTGCCAAGCGCTCGCAGAAGCATTTCGTGGCCCAACAGAAGCATCTGGGTCAGCTGAACGGACATGTGGAGGAAATGTACACCGGTCATAAAGTAGTGAAGGCTTTCGGCCGTGAACGGCAGTCCATGGAGCAATTCGACGAGGTTAACGACAAACTCTATGATGCCGGTTGGAAAGCCCAGTTTATATCGGGCACCATCATGCCGCTCATGAGTTTTGTCGGCAATATCGGATATGTGATCGTCAGCGTCGTCGGCGGTGTTTTGGTTACCCGCCGGGCGATCGAGATCGGGGATATTCAGGCCTTCATTCAATATTCGCGCCAATTTACGCAGCCGATTACTCAGCTTGCGAACATCGCGAACGTCATTCAATCCACCGTAGCCTCGGCAGAGCGCGTGTTCGAAGTGCTGGACGAGGAAGAAGAGGTGTCAGAGCATACCGCTCCCGCCGAGCTTAAGCAGCCGCTTGGCGACGTGACCTTCGAGAACGTGAGCTTCGGCTATAAAGCGGACCAGCTTCTCATCGAAAATATGAATGTGGACGTGAAGCACGGCCAAACGGTCGCGATTGTCGGTCCGACCGGTGCAGGGAAGACCACGCTCATTAATCTGCTGATGCGGTTCTATGAGCTGAATCAGGGCAAAATTACGATAGACGGCACGGATATTACGGCTCTTCGGCGCAGTGAACTGCGCAGCCTGTTCGGGATGGTGCTGCAGGATACCTGGCTCTTTAACGGGACGATCCGGGATAATATCGGATACGGACGGGAAGGCGTCACGGAACAAGAGATCATCCGGGCGGCGGAAGCGGCTCATGCGGATCATTTCATCCGGACGCTTCCGGAGGGCTACGATACCGTTCTGAACGAGGAAGCCTCCAATATATCGCAAGGGCAGAAACAGCTTCTGACGATTGCGCGGGCCATTCTCGCCAACCCGTCGATTCTCATCCTTGATGAGGCCACCAGCAGCGTGGATACGCGGACGGAGCTTTATATCCAGAAAGCGATGAATGAGCTGATGAAGGACCGGACCAGCTTTGTCATTGCCCATCGGTTGTCCACGATCCGGGATGCTGACCTGATTTTGGTCATGAACAAGGGCAGCATCATCGAGCAGGGAACCCACGAAGAGCTGTTGTCCCAAGGCGGCTTCTACGCCGACCTGTATAACAGCCAATTCAGTGATCAGCATGAAGCCGGATAA
- a CDS encoding MarR family winged helix-turn-helix transcriptional regulator encodes MKGGRREDSVAGRLLYSIRMFHKQEWDQHLISGYTPGEIRVLMGLKHHIEPDGPGMKVSEISSMMNVTSPTITQFINALESKGLVERVMDALDRRAVRVQLTEEGNRVVQQTYQNVKNSFNELVNFLGEEDSVKLTELLTKVYHFHEQKRKSNETTSDNE; translated from the coding sequence ATGAAGGGCGGCAGGCGGGAGGACAGCGTTGCCGGCAGGCTCTTGTACAGCATACGCATGTTCCACAAGCAGGAGTGGGATCAGCACTTGATTTCAGGGTATACACCCGGCGAGATCCGCGTTCTGATGGGACTCAAACATCATATCGAGCCCGATGGCCCCGGCATGAAAGTGTCCGAGATCAGCAGCATGATGAATGTTACGTCGCCGACGATCACGCAATTCATCAATGCGCTGGAGAGCAAAGGGCTGGTGGAGCGGGTGATGGATGCGCTGGATCGGCGTGCGGTCCGCGTGCAGCTGACGGAGGAAGGGAACCGCGTTGTCCAGCAAACCTATCAGAACGTCAAGAACAGCTTTAACGAGCTGGTGAATTTCCTCGGGGAAGAAGACAGCGTCAAACTGACGGAGCTGCTGACGAAGGTGTACCATTTTCATGAACAAAAACGCAAATCGAACGAAACGACATCAGACAACGAGTAG
- a CDS encoding diacylglycerol/lipid kinase family protein, whose translation MMYHRALLVYNRSAGQQETLQQLAAVIPILAEGIKELVLFQTSAPGEGEAVCREQGEAYELILVMGGDGSVHECVNGIAALGQPPLIGILPVGTCNDFARSMNLPVELTSAARALMKGQVRALDIGMAHDRVFTNFFGVGLITATSENINPDLKGALGRLSYFISMLQTVRSAEPFSYRMEYDGHSSEGEAIMIYISNGRYLGTRPLPFTFDSLTDGLLDVLIIREAGLPLLKELLSRKIEGEWKPANESISYVRAASIKLITDGPMKADTDGEIYMETPAAVSVKPRRLRFLTGSE comes from the coding sequence ATGATGTATCATCGGGCTTTGCTGGTGTATAACCGCAGTGCGGGTCAGCAGGAGACCCTGCAGCAGCTTGCGGCTGTCATCCCGATACTGGCGGAAGGCATCAAGGAGCTGGTATTGTTTCAGACCTCGGCGCCGGGAGAAGGGGAAGCCGTGTGCAGGGAGCAGGGGGAGGCGTATGAGCTCATCCTGGTTATGGGGGGAGACGGGTCGGTCCATGAGTGCGTGAACGGCATTGCCGCGCTGGGACAACCGCCCCTTATCGGGATTCTGCCCGTGGGGACCTGCAACGACTTTGCCCGCTCCATGAATCTGCCGGTCGAGCTGACATCGGCAGCTCGAGCATTAATGAAGGGACAAGTCCGCGCATTGGATATCGGCATGGCGCATGACAGGGTGTTTACGAATTTCTTTGGCGTCGGGCTCATAACGGCCACTTCCGAGAACATCAACCCCGATCTGAAAGGAGCGCTTGGCAGGCTCAGTTATTTCATCAGCATGCTGCAAACCGTGCGATCGGCCGAGCCGTTCTCCTACAGGATGGAATATGACGGCCATTCCAGTGAAGGAGAAGCGATTATGATTTACATATCGAATGGACGATACTTAGGTACCCGCCCGCTGCCTTTTACATTCGATTCGTTGACGGACGGTTTGCTGGATGTACTCATCATTCGCGAAGCCGGACTCCCCCTGTTAAAAGAGCTGCTAAGCCGTAAAATCGAAGGGGAGTGGAAGCCTGCCAACGAGAGCATCTCGTATGTGAGGGCCGCTTCGATCAAGCTGATAACGGATGGGCCCATGAAGGCCGACACGGACGGGGAGATATATATGGAGACGCCTGCGGCCGTATCCGTCAAGCCGCGCCGCTTAAGGTTTTTGACAGGCTCGGAGTAA
- a CDS encoding GerAB/ArcD/ProY family transporter, whose translation MVRNKYFYYLFLLNATINLINYVPRILITDRFDGALMSILVSIPIGTLIMFGFIKLIQKFPGQGLPEIFQSVMPKGISGILLVLYGLAWYFSSVITLTSFVDITNRYISPDVSPYIVLMGFLVVVALSARLDSESILYGLEMILYITVPLIAYMSWRVFSNPYFSWDAVRQIITHAWNLPNYGTVAAATYIFTGYVNMVVFNRIFHRFRVRHIWAIVVVSILTLLVSMFAPIGILGAAGAGGHVYPAFSTIDALRIRYFIVERMIYVFYVAYMCLSLVNSIIHWHVGKELILGGFGLSGVQGKSIDKKRKVEWWVLVLFSLITFGTSLIVNQYILNDMAIVFLDVRFGGEFLLLAMLIYAVWKKRRKRA comes from the coding sequence GTGGTTAGAAACAAATATTTTTATTACCTCTTCCTGCTCAACGCAACCATCAACCTGATTAATTATGTCCCCCGCATCTTGATTACGGATCGCTTTGACGGAGCGCTGATGTCGATCCTCGTATCCATCCCGATCGGGACCCTGATTATGTTCGGCTTCATAAAACTGATTCAGAAATTTCCGGGGCAAGGGCTGCCGGAGATTTTCCAATCGGTGATGCCGAAAGGGATATCCGGCATCCTGCTTGTGTTATACGGACTTGCGTGGTATTTCTCCAGCGTCATTACCTTGACCAGCTTCGTAGATATTACCAACCGTTACATCAGTCCGGACGTGTCTCCCTATATCGTTCTGATGGGATTTCTGGTGGTTGTGGCGCTTAGCGCCAGGCTCGATTCCGAATCGATTCTTTACGGGTTGGAGATGATTTTGTACATCACCGTTCCTCTGATTGCCTATATGTCATGGCGCGTCTTCAGCAATCCGTATTTCAGCTGGGATGCCGTGAGGCAGATCATTACCCATGCCTGGAATTTACCTAATTACGGGACGGTTGCGGCAGCAACCTATATTTTTACGGGATACGTGAACATGGTGGTATTCAACCGGATCTTTCACCGATTCAGAGTCCGCCATATTTGGGCGATCGTGGTAGTCAGCATACTGACCCTTCTCGTTTCGATGTTCGCGCCCATCGGGATATTGGGAGCCGCAGGAGCCGGAGGACACGTGTATCCGGCCTTCTCGACGATAGACGCACTGCGGATCCGTTATTTCATCGTTGAACGGATGATTTATGTCTTCTACGTGGCATATATGTGCCTTTCCCTCGTGAATTCCATCATACACTGGCATGTTGGCAAGGAATTGATCCTGGGGGGCTTCGGTTTATCGGGGGTTCAGGGCAAATCGATAGATAAAAAGCGAAAAGTCGAATGGTGGGTCCTGGTGCTCTTTTCCCTTATTACCTTCGGAACGTCGTTAATTGTGAATCAATACATATTGAACGATATGGCGATCGTATTCCTGGACGTCCGGTTTGGGGGCGAGTTCCTGCTGCTTGCCATGTTAATCTATGCGGTATGGAAGAAAAGGAGGAAGAGAGCATGA
- a CDS encoding ABC transporter ATP-binding protein, translating into MLKLFHYMKPYRTAVILVLLFTFFQCLSDLYLPTLMADIVDIGIVKGDVPYIWRVGGFMLLVAAGGMVCSIAASYLASKSATGFGKILRGRVFSHVENFTLQEFDKIGTASLITRTTNDITQVQQVTIMILRMMAIAPMMCIGGIVMAVSRDPGLTTVLLIVLPVLALAIFLIAKKGIPLFKAIQVKIDTLSRVLRENLTGIRVIRSFNRMDHETVRFNDANEDLTATSIKVNKIMGAMMPVMMLVMNFATLAIVWFGAHRIDAEHMKVGDLMAFLQYAMMIMFSLIMLSVMFVMIPRAQASAVRINEVLNMMPEIHDPKQPRNAGVLQGSIEFQDVTFYYPGAEEPAISDISFHAGPGEVTAIIGGTGSGKSTLISLIPRFYDVTSGRILVNGTDIRDMMQEDLRNRIGFVPQKALLFTGTIAENIRYGKEDATDEEIRHAAKVAQAADFISSMEGEYDAEISQGGSNVSGGQKQRLSIARALVRRPEIYVFDDSFSALDFKTDANLRAALREETTEATVLIVAQRVSTVMDADRIIVLDEGRIAGIGTHEELMASSDVYREIVTSQLSEEEIA; encoded by the coding sequence TTGTTAAAGCTGTTTCACTATATGAAACCGTACCGGACAGCGGTCATTTTGGTCCTGCTGTTCACATTTTTCCAGTGTCTGTCTGATCTGTACTTGCCTACCTTGATGGCGGACATCGTGGATATCGGCATCGTGAAGGGAGACGTCCCTTATATTTGGCGCGTGGGCGGCTTCATGCTGCTGGTTGCGGCGGGGGGCATGGTTTGCTCTATAGCCGCGAGTTATCTCGCATCCAAATCGGCTACCGGATTCGGGAAGATTCTTCGCGGGCGCGTGTTCTCCCATGTCGAGAATTTTACGCTGCAGGAGTTCGACAAGATCGGCACGGCCTCGCTGATTACCCGTACGACAAACGACATTACGCAGGTGCAGCAGGTTACGATCATGATCCTTCGCATGATGGCGATTGCGCCGATGATGTGTATCGGGGGCATCGTGATGGCCGTGTCGAGAGATCCCGGACTGACAACGGTGCTGTTGATTGTCCTGCCGGTTCTGGCACTTGCTATTTTCCTGATCGCCAAAAAAGGCATTCCGCTCTTCAAAGCGATTCAGGTGAAGATCGATACGCTGAGCCGGGTGCTGCGGGAGAATCTGACCGGAATCCGGGTCATCCGTTCCTTTAACCGGATGGACCATGAAACGGTCCGCTTTAACGACGCGAACGAGGACCTGACGGCCACTTCGATCAAAGTCAATAAAATCATGGGGGCGATGATGCCCGTCATGATGCTGGTCATGAACTTTGCCACGCTGGCGATCGTCTGGTTCGGAGCCCACCGCATAGATGCCGAGCATATGAAGGTCGGCGACCTCATGGCGTTTCTCCAATACGCGATGATGATCATGTTCTCGCTGATCATGCTATCCGTCATGTTTGTCATGATTCCGCGCGCCCAGGCATCGGCGGTCCGGATCAATGAAGTATTGAACATGATGCCTGAGATCCACGATCCGAAACAGCCGCGCAATGCCGGCGTGTTGCAGGGATCGATCGAATTTCAGGATGTGACCTTCTATTATCCCGGCGCGGAGGAGCCCGCCATATCCGATATCTCCTTCCATGCCGGGCCGGGCGAAGTCACGGCGATCATCGGCGGAACCGGCTCGGGCAAATCCACGCTGATCAGCTTGATCCCGCGTTTCTATGACGTGACGTCGGGCCGGATTCTTGTCAACGGAACAGATATCCGCGACATGATGCAGGAGGATCTGCGGAACCGGATCGGATTCGTGCCGCAGAAGGCGCTGCTCTTCACCGGGACCATTGCGGAGAATATCCGCTACGGCAAAGAGGATGCCACAGACGAGGAGATCCGGCATGCAGCGAAGGTTGCCCAGGCCGCCGATTTCATTTCCTCCATGGAAGGCGAGTACGATGCCGAGATTTCGCAGGGCGGCAGCAACGTATCCGGGGGCCAGAAGCAGCGGCTCTCGATTGCAAGGGCGCTGGTTCGCAGACCCGAGATTTATGTGTTTGACGACAGCTTCTCGGCACTGGATTTCAAGACGGACGCCAATCTTCGCGCAGCGCTTCGCGAGGAAACGACGGAGGCCACCGTTTTGATCGTTGCTCAGCGGGTCAGCACCGTCATGGACGCCGACCGGATTATCGTGCTGGACGAGGGACGCATTGCCGGCATCGGCACGCATGAGGAGCTCATGGCTTCCAGCGATGTGTACCGCGAAATCGTCACCTCGCAGCTGTCAGAGGAGGAGATCGCATGA